The Verrucomicrobiota bacterium genome contains a region encoding:
- the gcvPA gene encoding aminomethyl-transferring glycine dehydrogenase subunit GcvPA produces MDYIPSSDNDLQDMIRASGYQSFDDLIATIPEKLRFPEMNLPAPLTELELMREMKQIAAQNWPIDEYLSFLGAGAYDHFIPTVVDYLSGRGEFYTAYTPYQAEASQGTLQVIYEYQSLMCALTGLDVSNASLYDGASALGEAAFMTLNIDPAKNKLLISGCIHPEYIQVIRTYLGPIDAEVVIIPEKNGRTDLDSLEKLIDEKTAAVFVQSPNFFGTIEEMEQFSKVIKSKGAFFVAVVNPISLGVLKAPGEYGADICVGEGQPLGIPVSFGGPYLGFFTCSKQFVHKIPGRLVGRTVDTCGDLGYCLTLQAREQHIRREKATSNICTNQSLMALRATIYLCMLGKKGMREVGELNLKLSHYAATQIAAIDGAQIMHLNDQAPFFNEFVVKLPVEAVALCEELAETGTFAGLPLSRFFPHLKNELLVCVTETKTKNEIDHFV; encoded by the coding sequence ATGGATTACATACCGAGTTCTGACAATGACCTTCAAGACATGATCCGCGCCAGCGGTTATCAATCCTTTGACGATCTCATCGCCACTATCCCCGAAAAGCTCCGATTCCCGGAAATGAATCTTCCTGCTCCCTTGACCGAGCTTGAACTCATGAGGGAGATGAAACAAATTGCTGCGCAGAACTGGCCGATTGATGAATATTTAAGTTTTCTCGGTGCGGGGGCGTATGACCATTTTATTCCCACGGTCGTTGATTACCTTTCGGGGCGCGGGGAATTCTACACCGCCTACACGCCTTACCAAGCCGAGGCGAGTCAGGGAACCCTTCAAGTTATCTACGAGTACCAGAGTCTCATGTGTGCCTTGACAGGATTAGATGTCTCGAATGCCTCGCTCTACGATGGTGCCTCAGCCCTCGGTGAGGCGGCCTTCATGACATTGAATATTGATCCGGCGAAGAATAAATTACTCATTTCAGGTTGTATCCATCCGGAATATATCCAGGTCATCCGCACCTATCTGGGGCCGATAGATGCAGAAGTGGTGATCATCCCGGAAAAAAATGGACGCACGGATTTGGATTCATTGGAAAAATTAATTGATGAAAAAACAGCGGCTGTTTTTGTCCAGTCCCCGAATTTCTTTGGGACAATCGAGGAAATGGAGCAGTTTTCGAAAGTGATCAAATCAAAAGGGGCGTTTTTTGTCGCAGTGGTGAATCCCATAAGCTTGGGCGTCTTGAAAGCCCCCGGTGAATACGGCGCCGATATTTGTGTGGGTGAAGGCCAACCTCTTGGGATTCCCGTCTCGTTTGGTGGTCCGTATTTGGGCTTTTTTACCTGCTCGAAACAATTTGTCCACAAAATCCCCGGGCGGTTGGTCGGGCGTACTGTTGATACTTGTGGAGACTTGGGGTATTGCCTGACATTACAAGCAAGGGAACAACATATCCGCCGTGAAAAGGCGACGTCAAATATTTGTACGAACCAATCCTTGATGGCCCTGCGAGCGACGATTTACCTTTGTATGCTCGGCAAAAAAGGAATGCGAGAGGTAGGTGAACTTAATCTTAAACTCAGCCACTATGCTGCCACGCAAATTGCTGCAATTGACGGGGCTCAGATCATGCACCTGAATGATCAGGCCCCATTCTTTAATGAATTTGTCGTTAAACTGCCTGTTGAGGCCGTCGCACTTTGTGAGGAACTCGCAGAGACGGGCACATTTGCCGGATTACCGCTTTCGAGATTCTTCCCTCACCTGAAAAATGAATTACTTGTCTGTGTCACTGAAACTAAAACCAAAAATGAGATCGACCATTTTGTCTGA
- the gcvH gene encoding glycine cleavage system protein GcvH, whose translation MSNVPDTLKYAESHEWLKVEENIGIVGITDHAQYELTDVVYVELPKVGATVSKGSPVAVIESVKAASDIYSPVSGEIISVNEALPNNPADVNTDPYGSGWIFKIKLSDAGEVDSLKSATDYSTQIGG comes from the coding sequence ATGTCAAACGTTCCAGATACTCTTAAATACGCTGAATCTCATGAATGGCTCAAGGTCGAGGAAAATATCGGGATCGTGGGGATCACCGACCATGCCCAGTATGAACTCACCGATGTCGTGTATGTAGAGCTCCCTAAAGTCGGGGCAACCGTTTCCAAGGGGTCGCCTGTGGCAGTGATTGAGTCGGTGAAGGCCGCCTCCGATATTTATTCACCAGTCTCGGGCGAGATTATTTCGGTAAATGAGGCTTTACCGAATAATCCGGCGGATGTGAATACGGATCCTTATGGCAGTGGATGGATATTCAAAATCAAGCTCTCTGATGCCGGCGAGGTGGATTCCCTTAAATCAGCAACAGATTATTCTACCCAAATCGGTGGTTAA
- the gcvT gene encoding glycine cleavage system aminomethyltransferase GcvT, translating into MADSTICKKTPLYDEHMRLGGKVIEFGGWLMPVQYSGILKEHEAVRSNCGLFDISHMGELMVEGENADDFLNFLLTNDVNKLSNGQGQYSILCNQNGGVIDDLYVFRMAEGKYFLVVNASHIDEDFEWLQKFSSGYLVQVTNLSEQMAALAIQGPETAGLLSERFGIQSLPLKNEIIKVEVLGVRLLLSRTGYTGEDGVEIFFEANSAGKIWNAFIDAGVTPCGLGARDTLRLEACYPLNGNDLSPLKSPIEAGLGYFVALEKPDFIGRLTLEAHRVTFPPTKLVAFELTDVKAPPPRAHYKLFFEGQEIGEVTSGSISPSLKKGIGMAYVAGPYSRPGQLLEIQIRDMKYPVKVVKKPFIKKSS; encoded by the coding sequence ACGACGAGCACATGCGGCTGGGAGGCAAGGTGATTGAGTTTGGAGGGTGGTTGATGCCAGTGCAGTATTCCGGAATCCTTAAAGAACACGAAGCCGTCCGCTCAAATTGTGGGTTATTCGATATCAGTCACATGGGAGAATTGATGGTTGAGGGGGAGAATGCCGATGACTTCCTAAATTTTTTGTTAACTAATGATGTAAACAAGCTCTCTAATGGTCAAGGGCAATATTCAATCCTTTGCAATCAAAATGGTGGCGTCATCGATGATCTTTACGTTTTCCGTATGGCTGAGGGGAAATATTTTCTCGTGGTCAATGCTTCCCATATTGATGAGGATTTTGAGTGGTTACAGAAATTCTCGTCGGGCTATCTTGTTCAAGTCACTAATCTCTCGGAGCAAATGGCTGCACTTGCCATTCAAGGTCCTGAGACAGCCGGTTTATTAAGTGAACGATTTGGAATACAATCTCTTCCTCTAAAAAATGAGATTATAAAAGTGGAAGTGCTGGGGGTCAGATTGCTTTTAAGTAGGACTGGTTACACCGGGGAAGATGGTGTGGAGATATTTTTCGAAGCAAACTCCGCGGGCAAAATCTGGAATGCTTTTATAGATGCAGGGGTGACGCCTTGTGGGCTCGGGGCGCGTGATACACTGCGTCTAGAGGCGTGTTATCCACTCAACGGGAATGATCTTTCACCCCTTAAATCCCCGATTGAGGCGGGATTAGGTTATTTTGTAGCACTGGAGAAACCTGATTTTATCGGGCGTCTCACCTTGGAAGCCCATAGAGTCACTTTCCCCCCCACAAAACTGGTGGCTTTCGAGCTAACAGACGTAAAAGCTCCGCCCCCTCGGGCCCATTATAAGCTTTTCTTCGAAGGCCAAGAAATCGGAGAGGTTACCAGTGGTAGCATTTCTCCAAGCCTCAAAAAGGGTATCGGCATGGCTTATGTGGCCGGTCCTTATTCACGTCCTGGACAATTGCTCGAAATCCAAATCCGCGATATGAAATATCCCGTCAAAGTAGTAAAGAAACCTTTTATTAAAAAATCATCCTAA